A stretch of the Haloplanus aerogenes genome encodes the following:
- a CDS encoding adenosylcobalamin-dependent ribonucleoside-diphosphate reductase produces the protein MSTHDIDATELELPIKRTNGETLEDRLTANAYHNILPARYLRKDANGDLIEDQEDLFPRVAKNIALAEAVFEARKQDVEITVTPDQLKPDHPRRDELAAEVFGKGTTADADAETTLSVYNVNKFAYETVVPELPDEVRTVVEETRDEFETLMEDLSFMPNSPTLMNAGDELQQLSACFVDSPDDDIDDIHQTAKEAAQVFQSGGGMGYAFWRLRPYGDPVGSTGGIASGPITFMRTFDQMCETIAQGGARRGAQMGVMRVSHPDVIQFIHAKNKDVSLAHTLRLNDPDDYTHTSFKDALEEARELIDDEGRVPKHLRNAVEGHLSNFNISVGVTDDFMEALQAGEEFTFTNPRTGEAHIATAETKELYEMFDLGEYVEVGEELSMPAEVLWEDIVEGAHENGEPGVIYLERVNKQHSFDVEEHPDHRILATNPCGEQPLEEYEACNLGHINLSTLADLDAPDWRVWADEHADEYDSQAEAVEAFLDEAMDWEAFDHRIDYGTRFLENVVTMSDFPVLEIEQKVREMRKIGLGVMGLAQLYVQLGIRYGSDTGNEVARQLMTHINHESKWASHELAQERGSFEDWNDSKYADPTRYRKWFEHHTGLDADEWADGFPIRNHNTTTIAPTGTTSMVGNTTGGCEPIYNVAYYKNVSDDVQGDEMLVEFDDYFLRTLEANDLDIDAVKEEAQEQMATNAFDGVEGLETVPDAIGELFVVTGDLAGKEHAAVQCACQEGVDSAISKTCNFPNSASVEDMDEVYRYIYEHGGKGVTVYRDGTRSKQVLTTRAKNTEFSDEGEAAEALVEQIEEVFGGIEGFLDNEDVQAALDQELENLLAAADGERELGTKRPRPDVLHGVTQRIDTGYGKLYVNINEDEDGRPFELFANIGNSGGFTASFTEALAKTISTALRSGVDPSEIASELQGIRSPKVAWDKGEQINSIPDAIGTAMRRYLDDEIDRPYPKQQNLTELEKAEARATPGDSPEADGGAAAATTADDDTAELLAAGESPECPDCGSMSLYYSEGCKTCESCGWSEC, from the coding sequence ATGAGTACGCACGACATCGACGCCACCGAACTGGAGTTGCCGATCAAACGCACGAACGGGGAGACACTGGAGGACCGCCTCACCGCCAACGCCTATCACAACATCCTCCCGGCACGCTATCTTCGCAAGGACGCGAACGGGGACCTGATCGAGGATCAGGAAGACCTCTTCCCCCGTGTCGCGAAGAATATCGCCCTCGCGGAGGCGGTGTTCGAAGCGCGCAAGCAGGACGTGGAGATTACGGTCACGCCCGACCAGTTGAAGCCGGACCACCCCCGGCGTGACGAACTCGCCGCCGAGGTGTTCGGGAAAGGGACGACCGCCGACGCGGACGCCGAGACGACCCTCTCCGTCTACAACGTCAACAAGTTCGCCTACGAGACGGTCGTTCCCGAACTCCCCGACGAGGTACGCACCGTCGTCGAGGAGACGCGCGACGAGTTCGAGACGCTGATGGAAGACCTCTCCTTCATGCCCAACTCGCCCACGCTGATGAACGCGGGCGACGAACTCCAGCAGCTCTCGGCCTGTTTCGTCGACTCCCCCGACGACGACATCGACGACATCCACCAGACGGCCAAGGAAGCCGCACAAGTGTTCCAGTCCGGCGGCGGCATGGGCTACGCCTTCTGGCGCCTGCGCCCCTACGGCGACCCCGTCGGCTCCACCGGCGGCATCGCCTCCGGCCCCATCACGTTCATGCGCACGTTCGACCAGATGTGCGAGACCATCGCGCAGGGCGGCGCTCGCCGTGGCGCCCAGATGGGCGTCATGCGCGTCTCACACCCGGACGTGATCCAATTCATCCACGCGAAAAACAAAGACGTCTCGCTCGCGCACACGCTCCGCCTCAACGACCCCGACGACTACACGCACACGAGCTTCAAGGACGCACTCGAGGAAGCCCGCGAACTCATCGACGACGAAGGGAGAGTGCCGAAACACCTCCGCAACGCCGTCGAGGGCCACCTCTCCAACTTCAACATCTCCGTCGGCGTCACCGACGACTTCATGGAGGCGCTGCAGGCGGGCGAGGAGTTCACGTTCACCAACCCGCGCACGGGCGAGGCGCACATCGCCACCGCCGAGACGAAGGAACTCTACGAGATGTTCGACCTCGGCGAGTACGTCGAAGTCGGTGAGGAACTCTCCATGCCCGCCGAGGTGCTCTGGGAGGACATCGTCGAGGGGGCCCACGAGAACGGCGAACCCGGCGTCATCTACCTCGAACGCGTGAACAAGCAGCACTCCTTCGACGTGGAGGAGCATCCGGACCACCGCATCCTCGCCACGAACCCCTGCGGCGAACAGCCGCTGGAGGAGTACGAGGCCTGTAACCTCGGTCACATCAACCTCTCGACGCTCGCAGACCTCGACGCGCCGGACTGGCGGGTCTGGGCCGACGAACACGCCGACGAGTACGACTCGCAGGCCGAGGCGGTCGAGGCGTTCCTCGACGAGGCGATGGACTGGGAAGCCTTCGATCACCGCATCGACTACGGTACCCGGTTCCTCGAGAACGTCGTCACGATGTCGGATTTCCCGGTGCTGGAGATCGAGCAGAAGGTGCGCGAGATGCGCAAAATTGGGCTCGGCGTCATGGGGCTGGCCCAGCTGTACGTCCAGCTCGGCATCCGCTACGGGAGCGACACGGGCAACGAAGTCGCCCGGCAGTTGATGACCCACATCAACCACGAGTCGAAGTGGGCCTCCCACGAACTCGCACAGGAGCGCGGGTCCTTCGAGGACTGGAACGACTCGAAATACGCCGACCCCACCCGCTACCGCAAGTGGTTCGAACACCACACGGGACTGGACGCCGACGAGTGGGCGGACGGCTTCCCGATCCGCAACCACAACACGACGACCATCGCCCCGACGGGCACCACGTCGATGGTCGGCAACACGACCGGCGGCTGTGAGCCGATTTACAACGTCGCCTACTACAAGAACGTCTCCGACGACGTGCAGGGCGACGAGATGCTCGTCGAGTTCGACGACTACTTCCTGCGGACGCTGGAGGCCAACGACCTCGACATCGACGCGGTGAAAGAGGAGGCACAGGAGCAGATGGCCACCAACGCGTTCGACGGCGTCGAAGGGCTGGAGACGGTGCCGGACGCCATCGGCGAACTGTTCGTCGTGACCGGCGACCTCGCCGGGAAGGAACACGCCGCCGTCCAGTGTGCGTGTCAGGAGGGCGTCGACTCCGCCATCTCGAAGACCTGCAACTTCCCCAACAGTGCGTCGGTGGAGGACATGGACGAAGTGTACCGCTACATCTACGAACACGGCGGAAAGGGCGTCACCGTCTACCGCGACGGCACGCGCTCGAAGCAGGTGCTGACCACCCGCGCGAAGAACACGGAGTTCTCGGACGAGGGCGAGGCCGCGGAGGCGCTCGTCGAACAGATCGAAGAGGTGTTCGGCGGTATCGAGGGCTTCCTCGACAACGAGGACGTGCAGGCCGCGCTCGATCAGGAGCTCGAGAACCTGCTCGCGGCCGCCGACGGCGAGCGCGAACTCGGCACCAAGCGTCCGCGGCCGGACGTGCTCCACGGCGTCACCCAGCGTATCGACACCGGCTACGGGAAACTCTACGTCAACATCAACGAGGACGAGGACGGGCGGCCGTTCGAACTCTTCGCCAACATCGGCAACTCCGGCGGCTTCACCGCCTCCTTCACCGAAGCACTGGCGAAGACCATCTCGACCGCCCTCCGCTCCGGCGTCGATCCGAGCGAGATCGCCTCCGAACTGCAGGGAATCCGCTCGCCCAAAGTGGCGTGGGACAAGGGCGAACAGATCAACTCCATCCCCGACGCTATCGGGACGGCCATGCGCCGCTATCTCGACGACGAAATCGACCGGCCCTACCCCAAACAGCAGAACCTCACCGAACTGGAGAAGGCCGAGGCGCGAGCGACGCCCGGCGACTCGCCCGAGGCCGACGGCGGCGCCGCGGCAGCGACCACAGCCGACGACGACACCGCGGAACTCCTCGCCGCCGGCGAGAGTCCCGAGTGCCCGGATTGTGGGTCCATGAGCCTCTACTACTCCGAAGGTTGCAAGACGTGCGAGTCCTGTGGCTGGTCCGAGTGCTGA
- a CDS encoding HVO_2523 family zinc finger protein, translating to MWEIYKGMSARRGRPCPHCETAMHRRHCKYVCPNHGVVYDCSDTFW from the coding sequence ATGTGGGAGATATATAAGGGTATGTCTGCTCGGCGCGGGCGACCCTGCCCTCACTGTGAGACGGCGATGCACCGCCGTCACTGCAAGTACGTCTGTCCGAACCACGGGGTCGTCTACGACTGCAGCGACACGTTCTGGTGA
- a CDS encoding phytoene/squalene synthase family protein, translating to MVSDDGVARGKAIQRRTGKTFHLATRFLPERVREATYVLYAFFRVADEVVDDADGVPPAEQRAELERLRAAALGEEPTDDPVLDAFADLRETHGIADSDVNTFVDAMLTDVTKDRYETFAELRAYMDGSAAAVGRMMTAVMDPENPERALPHATALGEAFQLSNFLRDVREDIVERDRIYLPMETLSEYGVSEAALRNFEMSHGFRRAMERELRRTEALYREGVAGIESLPRDCQFPVLVAAVLYADHHRLIRERDYDVLSTTPQIGTLRKLALVARTRWHWAWNRDPEIVFRRVSCVPDASGDPDPGAGHGHAHEPNRGIGRRLLQGAVEGLRRLT from the coding sequence ATGGTGAGCGACGACGGCGTCGCCCGCGGGAAAGCCATCCAGCGGCGGACGGGGAAGACGTTCCATCTCGCGACTCGCTTCCTTCCCGAACGGGTTCGGGAAGCGACGTACGTCCTCTATGCCTTCTTCCGGGTTGCCGACGAGGTGGTCGACGACGCCGACGGTGTCCCGCCCGCCGAACAGCGCGCCGAACTCGAACGACTCCGGGCGGCGGCGCTCGGCGAGGAACCGACGGACGATCCGGTGCTCGACGCCTTCGCCGACCTTCGCGAGACCCACGGAATCGCCGACTCGGACGTGAACACGTTCGTCGACGCGATGCTGACCGACGTGACCAAGGACCGCTACGAGACGTTCGCGGAACTCCGGGCGTACATGGACGGCTCCGCGGCGGCGGTGGGCCGCATGATGACGGCAGTGATGGACCCCGAGAACCCCGAACGGGCGCTTCCGCACGCGACGGCGCTCGGCGAGGCGTTCCAACTCTCGAACTTCCTGCGTGACGTGCGCGAGGACATCGTGGAACGGGACCGGATCTATCTGCCGATGGAGACGCTGTCCGAGTACGGTGTCTCGGAGGCCGCCCTCCGGAACTTCGAGATGAGTCATGGGTTCCGCCGGGCGATGGAGCGCGAACTCCGTCGGACGGAGGCGCTCTACCGCGAGGGGGTGGCGGGCATCGAATCTCTCCCCAGAGACTGCCAGTTTCCGGTGCTCGTCGCCGCAGTCCTCTACGCCGATCACCACCGCCTGATCCGCGAGCGTGACTACGACGTGTTGTCCACGACGCCACAGATCGGAACGCTCCGAAAACTCGCGCTCGTGGCCCGGACGCGCTGGCACTGGGCGTGGAACCGCGACCCCGAAATCGTGTTCCGACGGGTGAGTTGCGTCCCGGACGCGTCCGGCGATCCGGACCCCGGTGCCGGACACGGGCACGCCCACGAACCGAATCGTGGGATCGGCCGGCGCCTCCTGCAAGGCGCCGTCGAGGGTCTCCGGCGGCTCACCTGA
- the cruF gene encoding bisanhydrobacterioruberin hydratase codes for MADGDDGAFAPAASTRTPTRPEMQARLDALVRDNRFTIAVVFPVVGAVLLVASAEGLLPPPLSFDPFLILLGTLVMRSPLLVGLAPLIDRRAAVGIAGLAVYAYAIEFVGLRTGWPYGDFHYVIDLGPTVAGVPVGLPVFFLPLVCNAYLLCLLLLGDRARWARIRLPVVIATVVAMDLVLDPGAVALGFWTYPGSGPVYGVPLSNFAGWVLSATVTVLVLDAVLDRTALLDRLESCEFALDDLVSFVLLWSAVNVWFGNWGAAAVGGLFGVGLLRTERFDSTPFVPPRLR; via the coding sequence ATGGCTGACGGTGACGACGGTGCGTTCGCGCCCGCGGCGTCGACGCGGACGCCGACCCGCCCCGAGATGCAGGCGCGTCTCGACGCCCTCGTCCGCGACAACCGCTTCACCATCGCCGTCGTCTTTCCCGTCGTCGGCGCCGTCCTCCTCGTCGCAAGCGCGGAGGGTCTCCTCCCCCCGCCGCTTTCGTTCGATCCCTTCCTGATCCTGCTGGGGACGCTCGTCATGCGGTCGCCGTTGCTCGTCGGGTTGGCGCCGCTGATCGACCGCCGGGCAGCGGTAGGGATCGCTGGCCTCGCCGTCTACGCCTACGCCATCGAGTTCGTCGGCCTGCGGACCGGGTGGCCGTACGGCGACTTCCACTACGTCATCGACCTCGGGCCGACCGTCGCAGGCGTCCCGGTCGGACTGCCCGTCTTCTTCCTGCCGCTGGTGTGTAACGCCTACCTGCTCTGCCTGCTCCTTCTCGGCGACCGGGCGCGGTGGGCGCGGATTCGTCTTCCGGTCGTGATCGCGACTGTTGTCGCGATGGATCTCGTCCTCGATCCCGGCGCGGTGGCGCTGGGGTTCTGGACCTATCCCGGGAGCGGCCCGGTGTACGGCGTCCCGCTCTCGAACTTCGCGGGGTGGGTGTTGTCCGCGACGGTGACGGTTCTCGTCCTCGATGCCGTCCTCGACCGCACCGCGCTCCTCGACCGACTGGAATCCTGCGAATTCGCGCTGGACGACCTGGTGAGTTTCGTCCTGCTCTGGAGCGCGGTCAACGTCTGGTTCGGGAACTGGGGGGCGGCGGCCGTCGGCGGGCTGTTCGGGGTGGGGTTGCTTCGGACTGAGCGATTCGATTCGACGCCGTTCGTGCCGCCGAGACTTCGGTGA
- a CDS encoding prenyltransferase — translation MSASERGRYLLKLSRPRFWLYLAGPVAVGVVYAAASTADLFTPTTLTLFAYFLLPANVLLYGVNDVFDADVDAENPKKEDREVRYGGDWVVPAAVVASAALLLAPVAVTPPLAWPWLAGFLALGVAYSAPPLRLKTRPPLDSLSNGLYVLPGAAAYAAVAGAQPPLLAVVGGWLWTMAMHTFSAIPDIDPDRRAGIETTATKLGERRTYAYCAVCWALAAVAFGLLDPRLGALIGCYPVGVALVAWSSVDATRAYWWFPAVNTVVGALITMGGLWRLVHG, via the coding sequence ATGAGCGCGAGCGAGCGTGGCCGCTACCTCCTGAAACTGTCGCGCCCGCGCTTCTGGCTCTACCTCGCCGGTCCCGTCGCCGTCGGCGTCGTCTACGCCGCGGCGTCGACCGCCGACCTGTTCACCCCGACGACGCTCACACTCTTCGCCTACTTCCTGCTTCCCGCGAACGTCCTGCTGTACGGCGTCAACGACGTGTTCGACGCCGACGTGGACGCGGAGAACCCGAAAAAGGAGGATCGCGAGGTGCGCTACGGCGGCGACTGGGTGGTGCCGGCCGCCGTCGTCGCCAGCGCTGCCCTCCTCCTCGCTCCCGTCGCCGTGACGCCACCGCTCGCGTGGCCGTGGCTCGCCGGCTTTCTCGCCCTCGGCGTCGCCTACAGCGCGCCACCGTTGCGCCTGAAGACCCGGCCGCCGCTGGACTCCCTCTCGAACGGGCTGTACGTCCTGCCCGGCGCCGCCGCCTACGCCGCCGTCGCGGGCGCCCAGCCGCCACTGCTCGCCGTCGTCGGTGGCTGGCTGTGGACGATGGCGATGCACACCTTCTCCGCGATTCCCGACATCGACCCCGACCGTCGCGCGGGCATCGAGACGACGGCGACGAAACTGGGCGAACGGCGGACCTACGCCTACTGCGCCGTCTGCTGGGCGCTCGCCGCCGTCGCCTTCGGCCTCCTCGACCCACGGCTCGGCGCTCTGATCGGCTGCTACCCCGTCGGCGTCGCCCTCGTCGCGTGGTCGTCGGTGGACGCCACACGGGCGTACTGGTGGTTCCCCGCCGTGAACACCGTCGTCGGCGCGCTCATCACGATGGGCGGGCTCTGGAGGCTGGTCCATGGCTGA
- a CDS encoding phytoene desaturase family protein: MNAKPPMESADGRSVVVVGSGFGGLSTACYLADAGADVTVLEKNGQLGGRASRLYADGFRFDMGPSWYLMPDVFEDFFADFGRRPGQYYGLERLDPHYRIFFKDGDRVDLVPDLAQNRETFESYEPGAGEALDEYLEQAAYTYDVGMEHFVYEDRSRLRDFIDLDVLRYAHGLSLLGTMQDHVEDYFDHPKLQQIVQYSLVFLGGAPSNTPALYNLMSHVDFELGVYYPEEGMGGVVDGVVAMAEELGVEFYTDSPVAEIRGREGAFAVRTEDGREFFPDEVVSDADYAHTEQDLLVPEDRQYDADYWDSRTYAPSAFLLYLGVEGDVEPLAHHTLVLPTDWEDHFDTIFGDDPSWPEDPAYYLCVPSKTDDTVAPEDHSNLFALVPIAPGLEDGPTRREQFRDLLLDDIADHTGVDIRDRIVFEETFSVSEFGERYNSTQGTALGLAHTLRQTALFRPPHASTAVDGLYFTGSYTTPGIGVPMCLISGQLTAERMARER; the protein is encoded by the coding sequence ATGAATGCCAAGCCGCCGATGGAGTCGGCCGACGGTCGGTCGGTCGTCGTCGTCGGCAGCGGGTTCGGCGGTCTCTCGACGGCCTGTTATCTCGCCGACGCCGGTGCGGACGTGACGGTACTGGAGAAAAACGGACAACTCGGCGGTCGCGCCAGTCGGCTCTACGCCGACGGCTTCCGGTTCGACATGGGGCCTTCCTGGTATCTCATGCCCGACGTGTTCGAGGACTTCTTCGCCGACTTCGGGCGCCGGCCGGGACAGTATTACGGCCTCGAACGCCTCGACCCCCACTACCGCATCTTCTTCAAGGACGGCGACCGGGTCGACCTCGTCCCCGATCTGGCACAGAACCGCGAGACGTTCGAGTCCTACGAACCCGGGGCGGGCGAGGCCCTCGACGAGTATCTGGAGCAGGCGGCCTACACCTACGACGTGGGGATGGAACATTTCGTCTACGAGGATCGCTCCCGCCTCCGCGACTTTATCGACCTCGACGTGCTCCGCTACGCGCACGGCCTCTCCCTCCTCGGGACGATGCAGGACCACGTCGAGGACTACTTCGACCACCCGAAACTCCAGCAGATCGTCCAGTACTCCCTCGTCTTCCTCGGCGGCGCGCCGTCGAACACGCCCGCGCTCTACAACCTGATGAGCCACGTCGATTTCGAACTCGGCGTCTACTACCCCGAGGAGGGGATGGGCGGCGTCGTCGACGGCGTGGTCGCGATGGCCGAGGAACTGGGCGTCGAGTTCTACACCGACAGCCCGGTGGCCGAGATTCGGGGCCGCGAGGGGGCCTTCGCCGTCCGCACCGAGGACGGTCGCGAGTTCTTCCCCGACGAAGTCGTCTCCGACGCCGATTACGCCCACACCGAACAGGACCTTCTCGTCCCCGAGGACCGCCAGTACGACGCCGACTACTGGGACTCCCGCACCTACGCCCCCTCCGCCTTCCTCCTCTATCTCGGCGTTGAAGGCGACGTGGAGCCACTGGCTCACCACACGCTCGTCCTGCCGACCGACTGGGAGGACCACTTCGACACCATCTTCGGTGACGACCCGTCGTGGCCCGAGGACCCCGCCTACTACCTCTGTGTCCCTTCGAAGACGGACGACACCGTCGCGCCAGAGGACCACAGCAACCTGTTCGCGCTCGTCCCCATCGCGCCCGGACTGGAGGACGGCCCGACGCGCCGCGAGCAGTTCCGCGACCTGTTGCTCGACGACATCGCGGACCACACCGGCGTCGACATCCGCGACCGCATCGTCTTCGAGGAGACGTTTTCCGTCTCCGAGTTCGGCGAGCGCTACAACAGCACGCAGGGGACGGCGCTCGGCCTCGCGCACACGCTCCGCCAGACCGCCCTCTTTCGCCCACCGCACGCCTCCACCGCAGTCGACGGCCTCTACTTCACCGGCTCGTACACCACGCCGGGCATCGGCGTCCCCATGTGTCTCATCAGCGGCCAGCTGACGGCCGAACGGATGGCACGCGAACGATGA